One Vicia villosa cultivar HV-30 ecotype Madison, WI linkage group LG5, Vvil1.0, whole genome shotgun sequence genomic window, TATTCTCTTTCTCACATTTAGTATCAATCTTAGTATCAACCTCTTCATCCCAATTTTTGATCTCTTCAACACTTCCATAAGCCCAACTACACAAAAAGAAGTAAAACAAATTAACCAAACTTAGAACAGTAAGTAACCAATAGTAATAATCATAGTGCCCTTGATTGATATTTGATGCCAACCAACTAACTTTCCCTTCTCCTTGTGTCCCAGTCTTAACAACCTTAACTATAATACTAGCCACCAAATTCCCTGTCCCAAGTCCAAGAGCAAAAAATGAAACAGCAATACTAGACATAGTTTTAGGAAACTGAGAATAAAAAAACTCAATCTGTCCAATGACATTGAAAGCCTCAGCAAAACCAACCAAACATTGCTGAGGCACTAACCACATTGCTGTCATGTTCACTATACCTTTAGGATTATTCATTAACCCTTCTCTTAATGCTtggtttcttctctttttctctaCTAATGCAGCCACTAAAGTAGATAAACATGAGAGTGCTATGCCAATTCCGAGTCTTTGCTTTAAAGTTAGTCCTTTTCCttttttggtgtattttgttaacaAAGGAACTATGATACGGTCATATATAGCTACCCATATGGTTAATGTGAGGATTCCAAATGCAACGAAACTTGTTGATGGAATCTCAAAATTGTGAACCTTTCTGTTCATAGTGTTTGCTTGGACCACAGAAAATGATTGTTGGCTTATTGTAATGCCAACTGTGATTCCTGTTGACCAAATGGGAAGAACTTTGATCACTGCTTTTAATTCCTCTACTTGTCTTACTGTACATAAACTCCATGGATCAATTGGTGCACCATTAGAGTCTAAATCTTTCTCTTTGTTCTTCATAATGCATGCCTTGTTCAAGAACCTAGGCAGAATCAAAACATattcaatttaataataaaaatatatataagattttttttaaagctCAGTATCCGGCCCTAGGACCGACTAATCTGAGGGGAAACCAATCCCACCGTCCACTTGCAGGAGTCTATTAAAAGTCAAAGCAAAGTTATGAATGGACTAGCCCGACACAAGAAAATGTTTGCACCTAGGATCGACATAGGAATTGTTAGCACGGGATTCAAACCTAAGACAATAAGAGAAGCACACTTTCATGTAGGGGTGACAAATGGGCATGTCCGCCCCGCGAAAGTCTGAAAAAAAAACGGGATGGGGCGAGCATAGTTAAGGGTGCACGCCTAAAACCTTGATCTATTCCGCGAAAAAATGAGACCGGGGCGGGGCAGACATGCGAGCTTTGCACCCTTAAAGACTAAatgatgtaaaaaaaattattaatgtcTGCACCCGCAAAATAACATAGCGGGTGGACATATTAGAGGGTGTAAGTTTAAAACCTTGGTCCGTCCCGCgaaaaaaatacagaaaaaaaCGGCCATGTCCGGCAGATCGGGATTATTTTTCCACCCCTACTCTTAGGTCTCAATTCTTTGCCAACATGTCAAACCCTCTGATGTTAAATCCTGGGATTAATTTAATAGATTCTTAATTGAATAGGACAAAGTAGTACCTTGCTTTGTCCGTAGGATGAACAAGAACAGAACCACTCTGAAAATACCACAAACCAGAGTTGTTTTGAGGCAGTGTCATGTGTCTGTTTCTCCATGATGCAACAATCACTTGAGCAAATCCAGCTAATAAACTCTTGTTTGGTTTAACTTTAACATACATAAAAGATCCCAAGAAAAACATGACAGAAGAAAACAACATAAGACCCACAGGAATACCAAAACCAACAACCCAACCTGCTTTAACTTGTATGTACACTATGAACACCACTGAAACCATCACTGATACACCAACTGAAACATAATACCAGTTGAAGAAACTCTTCATCACTCTCCCATTTTTCGTACTCTTCGGATCGTTTATCTGATCCGCTGCAAAAGCTAAAGAACATGGCCTAATTCCACCGGCTCCAACAGCCATTAAAGCAAGTGATGAGAAAAGAAACAAGAACTGTCCTCCTGTTGCACTCGTGCATGGCTTTTCGTCACAACGCGGTGGCCTTGCTTGCCTAATGATTGCAGTTAGCCATAACACAATCAATCCCTGCAACGAATTAAAGCGAGATTAAACTATGTCTCTACTCAAACCATGTTCGAACCACAGACACAGACAAAACGTTCGGCCTAACAATATCGATTATAACTTACAAGAAGGTCGATGATTGTTCCGCAAGCAATGACACGAAACCGTCCGAGACAAGAATCAGAAAGAAAAGCACCAAAAAGCGGCATGAAATTGGATACAGCATTCCAGAGAAATATTATGATAGCTGCAGTTGAAGGTTCCAGTTGATACTCATTGAGTAGGTACAAAATCATATTCACATGAAGTCCAACAGTTGCAACCTTCTCAAAAGTCTCATTTGctaataaaacaaaaatcaaaccaaaaacaagttataatcataattcatcataGCCTTAATTTTTGTTACATTTTAATAATTTACAAATACCTATGATAAATGGCATGGTTCTGTAACCACCCAGCTTCTTGTTTACAACTTGCTCTTTGTCtttgttttgctccatttttcttcttctacacTCAAAATATGGATCAATACAATAGAAGATATAGATTTTAAAATGTATATATATGCGTATACATACTGTATGTATACGCGTACATTCTGCACCGCACAGAGTATCTTTCTCACCTTGTTACAACTTACAAACAAGTAGTAGACCTTGTTCTTATCTAAAACTATTGTATTCTTGTTTTGGGTACTAGTTTCTTCTCATAGAGAAAAATACAAAGTATTTTTTGTCCATTACTGAAGATATATGAGTTATAAAGAGACAATAAACGTGTGACACAATTTGTAGGAAATTGGGGAAATCTTAAAAGCATGTTACACTTTGCATTGCTCAAAAATTTTGCTCTTGTAATTTTGCTCCAAAAATTCATGTGTCATTTCCAACAAAGTAAGTTTAGTTTTGCACCagttgaataattaatttaagttcATTTTAATTGAAGAATTTTGGTTTCTAAAACTTTATCTATGGTTCACCTTAAACTAATATATGTTCAAGGGAAAGTACGTTACGTTTTGttgtatttaatatatttaataattatttataacgTTTAAGTAGAATGTAGAGGTTAGATTAAGTTGATGTATATCCAAGGACCAATCAAAAGTTCCAATGGTCgaagcaaaataaaatatatgttgtaataaaataattttggtaaaagaaaaatattaatttatttcattTGATCTTTAACCTTTTGGTGAATGCTGAAAAGAGAGAAGCAGAGAATAAACCTGACCAAATGATATGATATATatgaaaacattagtaacaagaTATCGGCCTCTCTCCCCTTTGTCTCCTCCTTAACAAGTACTGAACAAATAGCTTTATTCGACACAAAGAGCTATAGAATTAAGGGAGAGTGAACCTCAGGTCGGACAATGATAGGAGGTGATGACAGGAACTATTTCACCCTTGTGTAGGAATTCTCGCATTCTTCGTTAAGTTGAACTCTGCCGACTTTTAGACAGGgtcggccctgggccagggcaagcagaCCCATAGCCCAGGACCTCGCGGGTTTCGAACGTGAGACCTTGAGAGAAGCACACTCTCAGGACCcaagcgtttcaccgctagaccacacacacgcacacaatttttatatatgttaaaaCTTTTGTGTCTCACAAAAAAGAATTGGAATCATAAACTTAATCTAAAAATTTAATCTAATCCTTAAGATGAAATCGAATTCGTGCTATTGAAAAATAAGTTCTACAATGATCAACCAAGTTAATCAAATTCTTTGCTCGGTTgcgtttttatatttatatataatcattaacctttaatttaaaaatagaataaaaaaattaaaatttaaaagtaatTGCTCAGTTATTTTATTAGGGGTCCACATTTATTATTTGTCCCGGGCCTCTTAAAAGTCAGGATCGGCCCTGCTTTCAGATAGTCGAGAAAAAGTGTATTAACTTGTCACCTGCACAAGATAGGAATTGAGAAAGGGCGGCCAGCCTGCCGGTCAACAGTTATACCTCTTTTTTCGACGTCAGGCTCCACATGTCTATGATTGTGTGTTCGCCTCTATCCCCCTTGTGAGTAAGCATAAACCCCAAAAACTTGCCTTCCTATACCCCGAAAGTACATTTGTCCGGGTTGAGTCTTATGTTAAACTTACGCACCAAACTGAATGTTTCTTCCAGGTCATTGATATGATTATGTCCGTCCGGCGTCTTGATCACCATGTCGTCTATGTAAACCTCTAAGTTTCTCCCTATTTGGGAATCAAACACCATGTCCATCCGCTGATAAGTAGCCCCAGCGTTTTTGAGAGCGAACGACATCACCACGTAATAATAGTTACTTCGACTTGTCATGGAGGTCGTTTTAGGCGCATCCATGAAGCTGAACGATCTGAACCCTAACGAGTTGTTAATTAAcctatcaatatgtggtaaaggataAGGATCCTTATGACAGGACTTGTTAAGATCCGTAAAATCCACACACATTCGCCACTTCCTCGTCTTCTTCTTGACCATTTCTATGTTGGACAACCAAGTGGGGTATTTTATCTCCTGAATAAATCCTGCGCTGAGCAGCTTTCCGACTTCTTCAACAATGGCTTGCTCCTTCTCGCCTATATTTTCCTGCTTTCTCTGGGAAACCATTTTATGATTTGGATAGATGAACAGCTGGTGACACATGATGTCTGGGTTAATTTCCGGCATGTCGAAAGGCTTCCAGGCAAACAAATCCATATTCCGCCTTAGTATTTGAGTGATACCTAATCCTTCGTCGGCCATTAAGCCAGAGTCGATTTGCGTGGTTTGAAACTCCTCAGCTCCGATTTGCACCTTCTTCAGAACCCCCACAGGGGTCAGACTATCAGGCGCAGGATCCTCCATGGTGTCGAGATCCACCAAGTTGACCTCCTTGGAAGGGTTTTCTcctatctttttcttcattttcaagtTGTCATTATAACATTTGCGAGCCAATCCCTGATCCCCCTTAATCACACTAATTCCTCCACCGCATAACGGATACTTCATCGTTAGATACAATGTGGATAAGGCGGCTTCGAGAGCATTGAAAATTGGTTTTCCCATTATAATGTTGTAAGGAGAAGCAGCGTTCACAATGAGATACCTTACTTTCACCGACTTGGCATTGTCTCCACTTCCGAACACACTCAATATTAGCATATGCCCAAGCACTAGCACCTGCTCGCTCGTATAGCCGACAAGCGTGCCTTTGAAAGGAAGCATCTCAGACGCGTCCATACCCATACCTTTGAAAGCATCCTAGTATAAGACATCTGCAGAGCTGCCCAAGCCAATCAATACCCGCTTAAAACTTCATTCCCGTATATAAACCTTTATCACCATTGGGTCGTACTCGTGGACCAGCacacctgtaatacggtgaactgactttatcgatcgaaatgtcgcggtaagcaagagtcgccaccgacttttattttatccaaactatattcggaaaggcaaaaagaaacagaaaaaaaaaccttttaagaaatctgagttcggggggtaatttatgcaaagggaaggtgtaaggcaccctttgcatccatggttttccatgggctcttaattgctttgcttgctcgtttgtttagaaaatgtagatgaaagagatagggactttagcttgtgaataagcgttgcccttttgaaaaattatgagaaagaatataataaaaaggtttgagcattgcaaggcaattaggggcaattaccttaaactcagatgataggtctctttttagcctttcagaatgaaagggtctatccttgccataagagggcaggaagcctttcgtttggaggttgaagggtcatcgaagcatcctttgccataagactgtcccatgccatagaagggcaggtagtctaaggtaaggatcagaataagccttttcgtaggcagccagaagatacctcagcctttttccgtaggcaacttccgagggtcgaggtcatatttgtgtatcgaaggcagcatcatttagggtcgcatgacctttagttatcgaggcagcatggctgaggtatcctcatattcgagggacatggcttattctgcaaaaaaaaaacacaaaaggcaacaggcaacaggcaacaggcaacaaggcaacagagaggttaccccaaaagcgtgcgtgtgtgcaacaatcacgtgattatattcagaaaattatcttataattaattatctacattgatttaaggcttgcactccctaagattactaaccacacaatagtataacaataataatggggaagggaaattgtaaccagcggaggagagggtaattgaaaccagcgggatataattaaaaaattaaaacagaaaatattagagttagggttaccaatacacgtagctttggcatttgacaaaccctgaaaaggaaaagatggcaaacaaaagagggtgagtgtatggctaattcgaggGCGAACaagattaaccctaaaataaagaatagataaatttaaaataataacataggcaaaggtacttagctctggtttgatctgatatggttgatagggcgcctttaaggttaaccctgaaaagaaacaagatgaaggcgaaacaaacccttatataaaataaaccaaacagaaagttaaattaaattaagtaaaatacttaactttgggtttttgaatcaggcgcgtattcggagtgaaccatgtcgataaccctgaaaaggcacaaagaAACAGAAAGTTTTCAGTGTAGGAATGGTCCTCGTAAATCCTGATtaaggcacaagttaaccatggttaataaaaaaaagaaagccagattaattattggttttcaacctaattaattaaatcggtgaaaataaggTTTTGATTAAATATCTCAAACCTAATACTTATTTTTAACTCAATTAAtatgaattaataaaaattaaacaactaATTTAggcaaattaaattaatttaaacaaaacaaaaacaaattattaataataattaattatgtttcTTACATAAAAAGtttaaagagaaaaaaagtttctttgaagAGTTTTTAGAGATTTATAGatatatataaaacatttatacaaaacatataaacaaaagagtcatttaaaaaagaaaaaaaaatgataaaagaaaTTAGAAATCTCAGCTTGTAATCCGGTGTGGTAGCAGCCTGGAGGTACATGGTGTTCTTGCAGCTTCCTGGGCCTTCAGATTTACCTTGGTGGAGACCTGATGGCATGGATCTGAGTCCACATGGTAAGAGCGTGCGCATGCTCCCACCGGACCTGCATTAGAAAGGttatgaagaaagaaaataaaatgcaaaagtcTGGGGGAAGGATCGAACAGAGTCCCTCCAAGTGATGGCTTTAACGCATCCGTCAATCCACTAGGCCATGCATCTCTTGCTGTCACTTGACCCACTCAAAGAagaatataaacaaaataattaagtCAGAATTTTAAAAACGTTGCGCGCCCCCTGCTTCGTCTTCTTCGTTGAAAAGGCCACGCTTTTTGGCCACGGTTTTTTAGCATTGCCATAGCTATCTTGCTTCAAAACCGTGACTTCTCGGATGTGTTTCTTGATGCCTTAGGTCTCGATTGTGATTGGAAAACGATCAGTTGTTTCCTAGGAATGTTTTTGAATCCTCCAAAAGCTTTGAATCACCCTGCAAATTGGAAAACGAGTTTGAGATTTTCTTCAAGTTTTTGTGCTTCGGTTGTGGTCTTTGGCTGCAGAAATCGTGTCCCAAAAAATCCCCTAATGCGTTGTCCAAGCTGCATACTTATAGTTACATGAATTAGGGTAAACAAATGTGGAGAGAATCTACTTGAATCTTGATTTGCAAATTGTGAAGAATTGATTGAAATATGCCTCCAATCTTTCTAATTTTTTGTCCAATTTCAATATTCTCTTCCCAATATTTTTAATCACAAAATCTGATTTAATTATCCTGATATTCTCATCACATAATAgacctaaaaatcaaatctttgattttctattatttaattaattaaattgaattttaaaatgaattaaaaatcaagataaataaaataaataataaaatggcaTGGGATTGGGTCATGAGTCTTCTAATaagattagaatcatgtttggatcaaagaagtatgggcccatttggagatatttggagttttggctctactttgaccacagttgaccttttaggtcaaccagtcgactgttgactttctgaacttttgaatgaccagagctttgagataggtattgatacttgtcatggagatagtgtgagatatattgagccatatgagatgtcttggagtcattgattcactgattttcctttgaatgagccAGACCCtggttttagagccttgtatagaagagtgtgtcttggagctttgtgtattgatttgtatttgtgtaagagaaattgtatgggcaaattttggggtatgacagctgcccctgttcaattatcttaaacctgaagatgtagagtggtttgtatgccagtcggtatctgaaggtggaagatgattgaacactagaataccaagaaatttgccctagctgaagtagggacttttgtcggagatgggcttaaagatgccatccaggccttgagagaaaatttattggagattgatcatgtcagcaccgttcgtggtaattgaattagatctaagtcttttgaaatattcatggaggatgctcgaaactaagtatcagaactaaatcgtcgtcttgattatctctgaactattttcgaaataattgtcacaattaaatctctatcttgattatctctgaactatctttggaggatacccaaaattaagtgtcaaaattaaatcttcgtcttgattatctctgaactatctttggagaatacccggaattaagtatcagaactaaatctttgtcttgattatctctgaactatctctggagaatactcggaactaagtatcagaattaaatcttcgtcttgattatctctgaactatctttggaggatacccaaaattaagtgtcaaaattaaatcttcgtcttgattatctctgaactatctttggagaatacccggaattaagtatcagaactaaatctttgtattgattatctctgagctatctttggaatatatccaaaattaagtgccagaagtaaatctctgtcttgattatatctgaaccatttttggaaggtatccaaaattaggtgtcagaactaaatctctgtcttgaatgagtgtcagaattaaatcgtttgaattgattatatctgcactatatctagaagatgtataagtatactgcaaaagaaacattagttttatgcaatgtcgtgatgtatgtattgtaattttttttttttaaagaatgagagtgttatgcatatgtcatgagacgtatgtatgttatgaattaactatgatatatgatgtatgaacatgagttatgctatttggagtatcttgagaaaataaatctctgtatcattgggATTTTgacgtttgatcttgtcttgaagaagtacagctggggatttatgattcttgcttggggatgatcagtagcttgatgtaccctgattgggaataaagacattaataaaccatgttggcgaagagcaaagtgttggagaaccaacagtgttgaagatgtaaactttgttggggagccatgtctttgtcgagagcgtttgaagacatcttcttaatgattactctgtggggatatgatcttgtgaacccatctctgtggggagacatgggtgaaagttgcccccagtattatagtaactaccattcctggattaggttaggacacaccactaagtattgatcagatgtcaaactggactttcatagattttcccctgctagtgaggactttatgaagtgtatattgtaggcgacatgcccctagtaatcgtaaact contains:
- the LOC131603859 gene encoding protein NRT1/ PTR FAMILY 1.2-like isoform X2, encoding MEQNKDKEQVVNKKLGGYRTMPFIIANETFEKVATVGLHVNMILYLLNEYQLEPSTAAIIIFLWNAVSNFMPLFGAFLSDSCLGRFRVIACGTIIDLLGLIVLWLTAIIRQARPPRCDEKPCTSATGGQFLFLFSSLALMAVGAGGIRPCSLAFAADQINDPKSTKNGRVMKSFFNWYYVSVGVSVMVSVVFIVYIQVKAGWVVGFGIPVGLMLFSSVMFFLGSFMYVKVKPNKSLLAGFAQVIVASWRNRHMTLPQNNSGLWYFQSGSVLVHPTDKARFLNKACIMKNKEKDLDSNGAPIDPWSLCTVRQVEELKAVIKVLPIWSTGITVGITISQQSFSVVQANTMNRKVHNFEIPSTSFVAFGILTLTIWVAIYDRIIVPLLTKYTKKGKGLTLKQRLGIGIALSCLSTLVAALVEKKRRNQALREGLMNNPKVGLMEVLKRSKIGMKRLILRLILNVRKRICSLVNQRGWFFCIFYDDCIAKNWDEEVDTNCGEEKMLLMKSVLLLLL
- the LOC131603859 gene encoding protein NRT1/ PTR FAMILY 1.2-like isoform X1, which translates into the protein MEQNKDKEQVVNKKLGGYRTMPFIIANETFEKVATVGLHVNMILYLLNEYQLEPSTAAIIIFLWNAVSNFMPLFGAFLSDSCLGRFRVIACGTIIDLLGLIVLWLTAIIRQARPPRCDEKPCTSATGGQFLFLFSSLALMAVGAGGIRPCSLAFAADQINDPKSTKNGRVMKSFFNWYYVSVGVSVMVSVVFIVYIQVKAGWVVGFGIPVGLMLFSSVMFFLGSFMYVKVKPNKSLLAGFAQVIVASWRNRHMTLPQNNSGLWYFQSGSVLVHPTDKARFLNKACIMKNKEKDLDSNGAPIDPWSLCTVRQVEELKAVIKVLPIWSTGITVGITISQQSFSVVQANTMNRKVHNFEIPSTSFVAFGILTLTIWVAIYDRIIVPLLTKYTKKGKGLTLKQRLGIGIALSCLSTLVAALVEKKRRNQALREGLMNNPKGIVNMTAMWLVPQQCLVGFAEAFNVIGQIEFFYSQFPKTMSSIAVSFFALGLGTGNLVASIIVKVVKTGTQGEGKVSWLASNINQGHYDYYYWLLTVLSLVNLFYFFLCSWAYGSVEEIKNWDEEVDTKIDTKCEKENM